In Armatimonadota bacterium, a single window of DNA contains:
- a CDS encoding LysM domain-containing protein, translating into MRVLVCTALLVVLGTGAASASTFTHIVQPGETLWAIASAHGTTVEAIARQNDLRGVDLLQPGQRLVIPAPQSRVAASATVSYRVRP; encoded by the coding sequence ATGCGCGTTCTCGTCTGCACCGCTCTGCTGGTCGTCCTCGGTACCGGGGCGGCCTCCGCTAGCACCTTCACCCACATCGTCCAGCCCGGGGAGACGCTTTGGGCCATCGCCTCTGCCCACGGCACCACGGTCGAGGCCATCGCCCGCCAAAACGACCTGCGGGGTGTGGACCTGCTCCAGCCCGGGCAGCGCCTGGTCATTCCCGCGCCGCAAAGCCGTGTAGCGGCCTCGGCGACAGTCTCCTACCGCGTCCGGCC
- a CDS encoding LemA family protein, translating into MTYVLLAVVALFVLYAVYTYNRLIVLRNRIDNAWSQIDVQLRRRYDLIANLVETVKGYAAHERQVFQQVTEARARAIAAGSVGEQSQAENVLTQALRSLFAVAENYPQLRASETFQRLQEELAGTESKIAFARQFYNDTVLRYENLRQSVPANLMAGALGFGRREYFEMEEAAREPVRVQF; encoded by the coding sequence ATGACCTACGTCCTGCTGGCCGTTGTGGCCTTGTTCGTGCTCTACGCCGTCTATACCTACAACCGGCTCATCGTCCTGCGTAACCGCATCGACAACGCCTGGTCACAGATCGACGTGCAGCTGCGTCGGCGCTACGACCTCATCGCCAACCTGGTGGAGACTGTGAAGGGGTACGCCGCTCACGAGCGGCAGGTCTTCCAGCAGGTGACGGAGGCGCGGGCCCGGGCCATCGCGGCGGGCTCGGTGGGTGAGCAGTCGCAGGCGGAGAACGTGCTCACCCAGGCGCTGCGCAGCCTGTTCGCTGTGGCTGAGAACTACCCCCAGCTGCGGGCATCGGAGACCTTCCAGCGCCTGCAGGAGGAGCTGGCGGGGACGGAGAGCAAGATCGCCTTTGCCCGGCAGTTCTACAACGACACCGTGCTGCGCTACGAGAACCTGCGCCAGTCGGTCCCGGCCAACCTGATGGCCGGCGCCCTGGGCTTCGGCAGGCGGGAGTACTTCGAGATGGAGGAGGCGGCGCGGGAGCCGGTACGGGTGCAGTTCTGA
- a CDS encoding bifunctional nuclease family protein, whose amino-acid sequence MKVRGVALDQQMNPVVLLVDQPETMALPIWIGQAEATAIAMELQGVRPPRPMTHDLLRALLNELHVSVSRIVVTDVRDNTYFAEIHLAQDGAVHVIDSRPSDAIALALRMEAPIYVEEKVAAQAIQLKKPFDDTEMEEWKKFLERVKPSDFRTTH is encoded by the coding sequence ATGAAGGTGCGAGGGGTGGCCCTGGACCAGCAGATGAACCCGGTCGTCCTGCTGGTGGATCAGCCGGAGACGATGGCCCTGCCCATCTGGATCGGGCAGGCGGAAGCCACGGCCATTGCCATGGAGCTGCAGGGCGTGCGCCCGCCCCGTCCCATGACCCACGACCTCCTCCGTGCCCTGCTCAACGAGCTGCACGTCAGCGTCTCCCGCATCGTGGTCACCGACGTACGCGACAACACCTACTTCGCCGAGATTCACCTGGCGCAGGACGGCGCAGTGCACGTCATCGACTCCCGCCCCAGCGACGCCATCGCCCTGGCCCTGCGCATGGAGGCCCCCATCTACGTGGAGGAGAAGGTGGCCGCCCAGGCCATCCAGCTGAAGAAGCCCTTCGACGACACGGAGATGGAGGAGTGGAAGAAGTTCCTGGAGCGGGTCAAGCCCTCAGACTTCCGCACCACGCACTGA
- a CDS encoding glucose 1-dehydrogenase has protein sequence MGKVAIVTGAAGGIGRAVAAALAREGCALVLTYRTAEAEAQAAAAALRAAGRRALAVRVDVAEEAQVAAMVRQAEEALGGVDVLVNNAGIVQRAAFTNLSEADWRQMLEVNLLGAVRCVRAVLPAMRRRGGGSIVNVASIRGLVDRGAAHYAAAKAGLVMLTRSLAVELAPHIRVNAVAPGYVETRTQAHLTVAQRERLREVIPAGRFAEPEEVAAAVTFLASPRASYITGQTLVIDGGLTMW, from the coding sequence GTGGGCAAGGTGGCCATCGTCACCGGGGCAGCCGGAGGAATCGGCCGGGCCGTGGCCGCCGCCCTGGCGCGGGAGGGGTGTGCCCTGGTGCTCACCTACCGTACGGCGGAAGCGGAGGCGCAGGCCGCGGCGGCGGCGCTGCGTGCCGCGGGGCGCCGCGCCCTGGCGGTTCGGGTGGATGTGGCGGAGGAGGCCCAGGTGGCGGCCATGGTGCGGCAGGCCGAGGAGGCCCTGGGTGGCGTGGATGTCCTGGTGAACAACGCGGGCATCGTGCAGCGGGCCGCCTTCACCAACCTCAGCGAGGCTGACTGGCGGCAGATGCTGGAGGTCAACCTCCTGGGCGCCGTCCGCTGCGTACGCGCGGTCCTGCCGGCCATGCGTCGCCGCGGCGGCGGGTCAATCGTCAACGTGGCCTCCATCCGCGGCCTGGTGGACCGCGGGGCGGCACACTACGCGGCGGCCAAGGCGGGGCTGGTGATGTTGACCCGGTCCCTGGCCGTGGAGCTGGCTCCTCACATCCGGGTGAACGCCGTGGCCCCGGGCTACGTGGAGACGCGGACGCAGGCCCACCTGACGGTGGCGCAGCGGGAGCGCCTGCGGGAGGTGATTCCGGCCGGCCGCTTCGCCGAGCCGGAAGAGGTGGCCGCGGCGGTGACCTTCCTGGCCTCGCCGCGGGCGTCCTACATTACCGGACAGACGCTGGTCATCGACGGCGGCCTGACCATGTGGTGA
- a CDS encoding SpoVR family protein translates to MGSLDAYAPIIERIEALARTRGLSFEPVYFRITDSDEMAEVASMGLPNRFIHWYWGGAYKELVAQQSREVFTILELVLNTRPSHAFLRASNTYLQNVLVIAHVFGHVDFFANNHWYRKSNKNMLNEAELHARLIRHYAARFGQDRVEQLLDALLTVATTVNAFERNPEARRRRLIYFLEERAPLEDFERHLLQVVREEAEYFDLIQRTYISNEGWATFIEAELLRELLDPREWLTVCVQLSSRPAPYTIGYNLYKAIKDARGFAATLEVRAYYEDVMLIQEALDEALIRRLDIFVYDPRERKKSYDVQRVREMLIEQKQFKGQPHLEVELGGDHRDLTLVHPDEERKLEPKRIALFLKAVHSLWRNPVRLRANGKVYTYDRRGFSST, encoded by the coding sequence ATGGGGTCGCTGGACGCCTACGCCCCCATCATTGAGCGCATCGAGGCGCTGGCCCGGACGCGGGGCCTCTCTTTCGAGCCGGTCTACTTCCGCATCACCGACTCCGACGAGATGGCGGAGGTGGCTAGCATGGGGCTGCCCAACCGCTTCATCCACTGGTACTGGGGCGGCGCGTACAAGGAACTGGTGGCGCAGCAGAGCCGGGAGGTCTTCACCATCCTGGAGCTGGTGCTGAACACCCGTCCCTCCCACGCCTTCCTCCGCGCCAGCAACACCTACCTGCAGAACGTGCTGGTCATCGCCCACGTCTTCGGCCACGTGGATTTCTTTGCCAACAATCACTGGTACCGCAAGTCCAACAAGAACATGCTCAATGAGGCGGAGCTACACGCTCGCCTCATCCGCCACTACGCTGCCCGCTTTGGCCAGGACCGGGTGGAGCAGCTACTGGACGCGTTGCTCACGGTGGCCACCACGGTCAACGCCTTTGAGCGCAACCCCGAAGCCCGCCGCCGCCGCCTGATCTACTTTCTGGAGGAGCGGGCCCCCCTGGAGGACTTCGAGCGGCACCTCCTCCAGGTGGTGCGGGAGGAGGCGGAGTACTTTGACTTGATTCAGCGCACGTACATCAGCAATGAGGGCTGGGCCACCTTCATCGAGGCGGAGCTGCTGCGGGAGCTGCTGGACCCGCGGGAGTGGCTGACCGTCTGCGTCCAGCTCTCCAGCCGCCCCGCCCCCTACACCATCGGCTACAATCTGTACAAGGCCATCAAGGACGCCCGCGGGTTCGCTGCCACCCTGGAGGTGCGCGCCTATTACGAGGACGTGATGCTGATTCAGGAGGCGCTGGACGAGGCCCTGATCCGCCGTCTGGACATCTTCGTCTACGATCCCCGGGAGCGGAAGAAGTCCTACGATGTGCAGCGGGTGCGGGAGATGCTCATCGAGCAGAAGCAGTTCAAGGGGCAGCCCCACTTGGAGGTAGAGCTGGGAGGGGACCACCGCGATCTGACCCTGGTGCACCCGGATGAGGAGCGGAAGCTGGAGCCCAAGCGCATCGCCCTCTTCCTCAAGGCGGTGCACTCCCTGTGGCGCAATCCCGTGCGCCTGCGGGCCAACGGGAAGGTGTACACCTACGACCGCCGCGGCTTCTCCTCCACCTGA
- a CDS encoding DUF444 family protein has product MGLRIHRGRIAQYQHDQLLRDYLKQHLHELIQQRELIVDGRVKTQITTLDLPTLRYGEEAAVLAQGGGMAGAGQGGAGGRGSEEQVQALGGLLGGDHHGREVRVELEFDEFVRLAQEVLLEEIRLPPLRVTGRGGEVESDELPELDDLDRIGLRPDLNLEETMLHALLRTVRERGVLDYDVDLRQDGWYFVEDPTTYRNHRSLEVYVLDISGSMRGEYLALVRKTIFVLWYYLERRYPTNLRRYVVFQDVAAEKSRDEFFCAESSGGTHISSGFEKAMELLEGATEYDKFLFLFTDGETSSGDFDLAKRRYEEALQRFDLIAYGHVNPGSRGIGGFSEYVQERVRRVPNATFANLVDVATIRAAMVDFLTVLAREERRHGVAGRLRPHH; this is encoded by the coding sequence ATGGGGCTGCGCATCCACCGGGGACGCATCGCCCAGTACCAGCACGATCAGCTGCTGCGGGACTACCTGAAGCAGCACCTGCACGAGCTGATCCAGCAGCGGGAGCTCATCGTGGACGGTCGGGTGAAGACACAGATCACCACCCTGGACCTGCCCACGCTGCGCTACGGGGAGGAGGCGGCGGTGCTGGCTCAGGGCGGGGGGATGGCAGGTGCGGGCCAGGGAGGGGCGGGGGGACGGGGCAGCGAGGAACAGGTGCAGGCGTTGGGCGGCCTGCTGGGCGGGGACCACCACGGCCGGGAGGTGCGCGTCGAGCTGGAGTTCGACGAGTTCGTCCGTCTGGCCCAGGAGGTCCTCCTGGAGGAGATCCGCCTGCCGCCGCTGCGGGTGACCGGCCGAGGTGGCGAGGTGGAAAGCGACGAGCTCCCGGAGCTGGACGACCTGGACCGCATCGGCCTGCGCCCGGACCTCAACCTGGAGGAGACCATGCTGCACGCCCTGCTGCGCACCGTGCGCGAGCGCGGGGTGTTGGACTACGACGTGGATCTGCGCCAGGACGGCTGGTACTTCGTGGAGGACCCCACCACCTACCGCAACCACCGTTCCCTGGAGGTCTACGTGCTGGACATCTCCGGATCCATGCGTGGCGAGTACCTGGCCCTGGTGCGCAAGACCATCTTCGTCCTCTGGTACTACCTGGAGCGCCGCTACCCCACCAACCTGCGGCGGTACGTGGTCTTTCAGGACGTGGCGGCGGAGAAGTCGCGCGACGAGTTTTTCTGCGCGGAGTCCTCGGGGGGGACGCACATCAGCAGCGGCTTCGAGAAGGCCATGGAGCTGCTGGAGGGCGCCACCGAGTACGACAAGTTCCTCTTCCTCTTCACCGACGGGGAGACCAGCTCCGGCGACTTCGACCTGGCCAAGCGCCGCTACGAGGAGGCACTGCAGCGCTTCGACCTAATCGCCTACGGCCACGTCAACCCCGGCAGCCGGGGCATCGGCGGGTTTTCCGAGTACGTGCAGGAGCGGGTGCGCCGCGTCCCTAACGCCACCTTCGCCAACCTGGTGGACGTGGCCACGATCCGCGCGGCCATGGTCGACTTCCTCACGGTCCTGGCGCGAGAGGAGCGCCGCCATGGGGTCGCTGGACGCCTACGCCCCCATCATTGA
- a CDS encoding metal-dependent transcriptional regulator, with protein sequence MTALSQAIQDYLKGIYKIRQAQGTVTLGAVAQRMGVSAASATNMVKRLARLGLVAHAPYRTVELTESGEKAALEVIRHHRLLELFLRQHLGLDLHQIHREAEEMEHSLSEEVEARLAALLGDPVADPHGDPIPTRRGTLPQPVHPRLQELRPGDRGRVARVSDEDSRVLRRLTALGLVPGARVRVLRRCRNGALALLAGGRRRQVSPVLARAVFIARRVA encoded by the coding sequence GTGACCGCGCTGAGCCAGGCCATCCAGGACTACCTAAAGGGGATCTACAAGATCCGCCAGGCGCAGGGGACGGTCACCCTTGGGGCGGTGGCGCAGCGGATGGGTGTCTCCGCGGCGTCGGCGACCAACATGGTGAAACGCCTGGCCCGCCTGGGTCTGGTCGCCCACGCGCCCTACCGCACCGTGGAACTTACCGAGAGTGGAGAGAAGGCGGCGCTGGAGGTCATCCGGCACCACCGCCTCCTGGAGCTCTTCCTCCGCCAGCACCTCGGCCTCGACCTGCACCAGATCCACCGCGAGGCGGAGGAGATGGAGCACTCCCTCTCCGAGGAGGTGGAGGCACGCCTGGCCGCGCTGCTGGGCGATCCCGTGGCCGACCCTCATGGGGACCCCATCCCCACTAGAAGAGGGACGCTGCCGCAGCCGGTCCACCCCCGACTGCAGGAGCTGCGGCCCGGCGACCGGGGCCGGGTGGCCCGGGTCAGCGATGAGGACTCGCGGGTGTTGCGCCGCCTCACCGCGCTGGGGCTTGTCCCCGGCGCCCGGGTACGCGTCCTGCGGCGGTGCCGCAACGGTGCCCTGGCGCTGCTGGCCGGCGGGCGGCGAAGGCAGGTCAGCCCTGTGCTGGCTCGCGCCGTCTTCATTGCCCGCCGGGTGGCCTGA
- a CDS encoding metal transporter produces the protein MASESAAAGSTPVASRGRVWGYALLPLVLLGLFVLFFLRVGPLGVLRAAFPPVEDLTITRVALRPGLMEVFLTNGGPAAVTVAQVLVDDAYWHFTIHPGPTLPRLGRATITIPYPWVQGEAHTITVLTGSGLTFAHIVEVATESPRPTRAFLLSFTLLGAYVGVVPVFVGVLWFPFLRRLSRRWVHFFLSLTAGLLVFLGVDALEGALSSAGAVPGALRGTALVAMGLLGSILALLVVGRLAGGRAASSRLVVSYLIAAGIGLHNLGEGLAIGAAYNLGQIALVTLLVTGFMLHNTTEGLGIVAPVAREGAALRHLLALGMVAGAPTIGGTWIGGFTYSPILATLFLAVGAGAIFQVVVEVGRLVASEAAREVATLLNTAGFVLGLAIMYFTGLFVAL, from the coding sequence ATGGCGTCTGAATCAGCCGCCGCAGGCTCCACCCCGGTGGCTTCCCGGGGCAGGGTGTGGGGCTACGCACTGCTCCCCCTGGTGCTCCTTGGGCTGTTCGTCCTCTTCTTCCTGCGCGTCGGGCCCCTGGGCGTCCTGCGCGCCGCCTTCCCTCCGGTGGAGGACCTGACCATCACCCGGGTGGCGCTGCGGCCGGGGCTAATGGAGGTTTTCCTGACCAACGGCGGGCCCGCAGCGGTGACGGTGGCTCAGGTCCTGGTGGACGACGCCTACTGGCACTTCACCATCCATCCCGGACCTACACTCCCCCGCCTGGGTCGAGCCACCATCACCATCCCCTATCCCTGGGTGCAGGGAGAGGCGCACACCATCACCGTCCTCACCGGTAGCGGTCTGACCTTCGCCCACATCGTGGAGGTGGCCACGGAATCCCCGCGCCCCACCCGGGCGTTCCTGCTCTCCTTCACGTTGCTGGGCGCCTATGTGGGCGTCGTCCCGGTCTTTGTGGGGGTGCTCTGGTTTCCGTTCCTGCGCCGCCTGTCCCGGCGCTGGGTGCATTTCTTCCTCAGCCTGACGGCGGGGTTGCTGGTCTTTCTGGGTGTGGACGCCCTGGAAGGGGCGCTGTCCTCGGCGGGGGCGGTGCCGGGTGCGCTCCGTGGCACCGCGCTGGTGGCCATGGGCCTGCTGGGCAGCATCCTTGCCCTGCTGGTGGTCGGCCGGCTGGCCGGGGGGCGTGCGGCCTCATCGCGCCTGGTGGTCTCATACCTGATCGCCGCAGGCATCGGACTGCACAACCTGGGGGAGGGTCTGGCCATCGGCGCTGCCTACAACCTGGGGCAGATCGCCCTGGTCACGTTACTGGTTACCGGCTTTATGCTGCACAACACCACCGAAGGCCTGGGGATCGTCGCCCCCGTGGCCCGCGAAGGGGCGGCCCTGCGCCACCTGCTGGCGCTGGGGATGGTTGCCGGCGCCCCCACCATTGGCGGTACCTGGATCGGCGGCTTCACCTATTCGCCCATTCTGGCCACGCTCTTCCTGGCCGTGGGGGCGGGAGCGATCTTCCAGGTGGTCGTCGAGGTGGGCCGCCTGGTGGCCAGCGAGGCGGCCCGGGAGGTGGCCACGTTGCTTAACACCGCCGGCTTCGTCCTTGGCCTGGCCATCATGTACTTCACCGGGCTGTTCGTGGCCCTGTAG
- a CDS encoding multicopper oxidase domain-containing protein, with the protein MSSMVSNFLSRRGFLAAAAGLVGGAGLLPLAARGFPAGQSPPPGEHVPPAVPAGSAAPPAHGLNTAVGEVDVRRMAYDPSAFLTAFERGRVSRLPDGRTLREFQVVAYDKPIEIAPGVIFPAWTFNGTVPGPTLRAREGERIRVKLVNAGTHPHTIHFHGIHTAAMDGVPGLGAGEVPPGKSTVYHFDAEPFGLHLYHCHALPLKRHIAKGLYGVFIIDPATGRPPARELVMVMNAFDTNFDGKNEVYAVNTVAFHYARHPIRVRRGELVRIYLVNMTEFDPINSLHIHGNFFHVYRTGTRLQAWEYTDTIMLCQAERAVLELRFPYPGRYMFHAHQSEFTELGWMGFFEVSDHGV; encoded by the coding sequence ATGAGCTCCATGGTTTCAAACTTCCTCTCCCGGCGCGGGTTTCTGGCTGCCGCCGCGGGTCTAGTCGGCGGTGCCGGTCTGCTGCCTCTGGCGGCCCGGGGCTTTCCCGCCGGGCAGTCGCCTCCGCCAGGGGAGCACGTGCCGCCGGCTGTGCCCGCGGGGTCTGCGGCGCCCCCGGCCCACGGCCTCAACACCGCGGTGGGAGAGGTAGATGTGCGGCGGATGGCCTACGATCCCAGCGCCTTCCTCACGGCCTTCGAGCGGGGGAGGGTCAGCCGGCTGCCGGACGGGCGGACCCTGCGGGAGTTCCAGGTAGTGGCCTACGACAAACCCATCGAGATCGCCCCGGGGGTGATCTTCCCCGCCTGGACCTTCAACGGCACGGTGCCCGGGCCGACGCTGCGGGCGCGGGAGGGAGAACGCATCCGGGTAAAGCTGGTGAACGCCGGCACCCATCCGCACACCATCCACTTTCACGGCATCCACACCGCGGCCATGGACGGCGTCCCCGGATTAGGTGCAGGGGAGGTCCCCCCGGGAAAGAGCACGGTCTACCACTTCGACGCCGAGCCTTTCGGCCTGCACCTCTACCACTGCCACGCCCTGCCCCTGAAACGGCACATCGCCAAGGGGCTGTACGGGGTCTTCATCATCGACCCGGCGACGGGGCGGCCCCCGGCGCGCGAGCTGGTCATGGTGATGAACGCCTTCGATACCAACTTCGACGGGAAGAACGAGGTCTACGCGGTGAACACCGTGGCTTTTCACTACGCCCGCCACCCCATCCGGGTGCGCCGGGGCGAGCTGGTGCGCATCTACCTGGTGAACATGACCGAGTTCGACCCCATCAACTCCCTCCATATCCACGGCAACTTCTTTCACGTCTACCGGACCGGAACCCGCCTCCAGGCCTGGGAGTACACCGATACCATCATGCTCTGCCAGGCGGAGCGGGCGGTGCTGGAGCTGCGCTTCCCCTATCCCGGCCGCTACATGTTCCACGCACACCAGTCGGAGTTCACCGAGCTGGGCTGGATGGGCTTCTTCGAGGTGAGCGACCATGGCGTCTGA